In a single window of the Anaerotruncus rubiinfantis genome:
- a CDS encoding [Fe-Fe] hydrogenase large subunit C-terminal domain-containing protein encodes MTDVLSLKKANCKNCHKCIRACPVKSIRFADAQAKILPNECILCGRCVVVCPQDAKKPRNDLTEVIGAIGEGRRVIATVAPSFISHFDVAGIEAFEGYLKKLGFFKAYETAEGAYIVKSEYERIIAEKRQEVIISSCCHTVVSLIQKYHPLCIPYIAPVISPMLASAKKIKAEYPDAYVVFIGPCISKKDEIAKIPGPVDCVLTYEELDQWFQKREIVPEREEISAAEGRASRFFPKTGGIIECMHTEGTDYHYLTVDGVENCISALQEIERGGLKGYFIEMSACEGSCVNGPSTRGFAHSILRSRVRVDEYAQPDRSAKPDFDITEKIALTRSIPSEFVKEVEPPEEAIREILQKMGKTKPEDELNCSSCGYATCREKAKAVYNGKADITMCLPFLLAKAESFSDNIFNVSPNAIMVLDENLTIQKMNMPACHLFNIPSPKALLGSMIVELLDPNDFEDVLETGNDIIDKRVYLSEYKKFVELSIVRDEEHNALFAILKDITADHNRQEKYKERRAKTIDITDKVVEKQMRIVQEIASLLGETTAETKVALTQIKNTVLSEDE; translated from the coding sequence GACGCCAAAAAGCCGCGCAATGATCTGACCGAGGTTATCGGCGCGATTGGGGAAGGCAGGCGCGTGATCGCCACGGTCGCGCCCTCGTTCATCAGCCATTTCGATGTAGCGGGTATCGAGGCGTTTGAAGGGTATTTAAAAAAGCTCGGCTTTTTCAAAGCGTATGAGACCGCCGAAGGGGCGTATATCGTCAAAAGCGAATATGAAAGGATCATCGCCGAAAAAAGGCAGGAGGTCATCATCTCCTCCTGCTGCCACACGGTCGTGTCGCTGATCCAGAAATATCATCCGCTTTGCATCCCGTACATAGCGCCGGTTATCTCCCCGATGCTGGCGAGCGCAAAGAAGATCAAGGCGGAATATCCGGACGCTTATGTCGTGTTCATCGGCCCGTGCATCTCCAAAAAGGATGAGATCGCAAAGATCCCGGGACCGGTCGACTGCGTGCTCACCTATGAGGAGCTGGACCAGTGGTTCCAGAAGCGGGAGATCGTCCCGGAGCGAGAGGAAATTTCTGCCGCAGAGGGGCGCGCTTCGCGCTTCTTCCCAAAGACGGGCGGCATCATCGAATGTATGCACACCGAAGGCACCGATTACCATTACCTCACGGTCGATGGGGTGGAAAACTGCATCTCGGCGCTCCAGGAGATCGAGCGGGGCGGCCTCAAGGGATATTTTATCGAGATGAGCGCCTGCGAGGGCAGCTGCGTGAACGGCCCGTCCACCCGCGGCTTCGCGCATTCGATCCTGCGTTCGCGCGTGCGGGTGGACGAATACGCCCAGCCCGACCGTTCTGCGAAGCCGGACTTCGACATCACAGAAAAGATCGCGCTTACCCGCAGCATCCCGAGCGAATTTGTCAAGGAGGTCGAGCCGCCCGAGGAGGCGATTCGCGAGATTCTCCAGAAGATGGGCAAGACGAAACCGGAGGACGAGCTCAACTGTTCGAGCTGCGGCTATGCCACCTGCCGCGAAAAGGCCAAAGCGGTCTACAACGGCAAGGCGGACATCACCATGTGCCTGCCCTTCCTGCTTGCAAAGGCCGAAAGCTTTTCGGACAACATCTTTAATGTCAGCCCGAATGCGATCATGGTGCTGGACGAAAACCTCACCATCCAAAAGATGAATATGCCGGCCTGCCATCTCTTCAACATCCCTTCCCCAAAGGCGCTGCTGGGTTCGATGATCGTAGAGCTTCTGGATCCGAACGATTTTGAAGACGTGCTCGAAACCGGTAACGATATAATCGACAAACGGGTCTATCTTTCGGAATATAAAAAATTTGTCGAGCTGAGCATCGTGCGCGATGAGGAACATAACGCACTCTTCGCCATTCTCAAGGACATCACCGCCGACCACAACCGCCAGGAAAAATATAAGGAGCGCCGCGCCAAGACGATCGACATCACCGACAAGGTGGTCGAGAAGCAGATGCGCATTGTACAGGAGATCGCCTCGCTGCTTGGGGAAACCACCGCCGAGACCAAAGTCGCGCTCACCCAGATCAAGAATACGGTTCTCTCGGAGGACGAATGA
- a CDS encoding SpoIIE family protein phosphatase translates to MDRLFMENGYISLNKMGEELCGDRVEVKPVNANGDFTMVLADGLGSGVKANILSTLTSKIIATMMDSDMPIEECVTTIAQTLPVCSVRQVAYATFTIIKVYRNKDVHLIQYDNPDVICLRDGKNFDYPKEEKVIAGKKIYESLFKIKLGDLFIAMSDGVIHAGVGQSLNFGWERPNVIEYAESRYQPDMSAKAMASVLSDACNDLYMGKPGDDTTVAVLRIRERQLVNLMIGPPVDKADDEKVMELFFSKEGKHIVCGGTTSTMVARYLGTTVKTKIDYLDPSIPPIGYIDGVDLCTEGVLTMGRVVEIAKAYASATTDVSTEWIGKRDGASLISQMLFEDATDVNLFVGRAMNPAHQNPNMPIDLSIKLRLIEDLAKYLEQMGKHVKVSFY, encoded by the coding sequence ATGGACAGACTCTTTATGGAAAACGGCTACATCAGCCTGAACAAGATGGGGGAGGAGCTCTGCGGCGACCGGGTGGAGGTCAAGCCCGTAAACGCGAACGGCGACTTCACAATGGTGCTGGCTGACGGGCTTGGCAGTGGTGTAAAGGCGAATATCCTGTCAACGCTTACTTCAAAGATTATCGCGACCATGATGGACAGCGACATGCCGATTGAGGAATGTGTCACGACCATTGCCCAGACCCTCCCGGTCTGTTCTGTGCGGCAGGTGGCCTATGCCACTTTTACGATCATCAAGGTCTACCGCAACAAGGACGTCCATCTCATCCAGTACGACAATCCGGACGTCATCTGCCTGCGGGACGGGAAGAACTTCGATTACCCGAAGGAAGAAAAGGTGATCGCGGGCAAAAAAATCTATGAATCCCTCTTTAAGATCAAACTGGGCGACCTGTTCATCGCAATGAGCGACGGGGTCATCCACGCCGGGGTTGGGCAGTCGCTCAATTTTGGCTGGGAACGCCCAAATGTTATCGAATACGCTGAAAGCCGTTACCAGCCGGACATGTCCGCCAAAGCGATGGCTTCGGTCCTCAGCGACGCCTGTAACGACCTTTACATGGGAAAGCCGGGCGACGATACGACCGTCGCGGTGCTGCGCATCCGCGAGCGGCAGCTCGTGAATCTGATGATTGGCCCGCCGGTTGACAAGGCGGACGACGAAAAGGTGATGGAGCTCTTCTTCTCGAAGGAGGGCAAGCACATTGTCTGCGGCGGCACCACCTCGACGATGGTCGCGCGGTATCTCGGCACGACCGTCAAAACCAAGATCGATTATCTCGATCCGTCGATCCCGCCGATCGGCTACATCGACGGCGTTGACCTTTGCACCGAGGGAGTGCTCACGATGGGCCGCGTGGTCGAGATCGCAAAAGCGTACGCTTCGGCCACCACCGACGTCTCGACCGAATGGATCGGCAAGCGGGACGGCGCGTCGCTGATTTCACAGATGCTCTTCGAGGATGCGACCGACGTCAATCTATTCGTGGGCCGCGCGATGAACCCGGCGCACCAGAACCCAAACATGCCGATTGACCTTTCGATCAAGCTGCGGCTGATCGAGGACCTTGCCAAATATCTGGAACAGATGGGCAAGCATGTGAAGGTGAGCTTCTACTAA
- a CDS encoding 4Fe-4S dicluster domain-containing protein, translated as MEPTRNFDTNVQLLKYKILKSVVRHFDDGTLREAYHDIPLEIIPGPKPTMRCCIYKERAIVGERLKMALGGDRNNPNVIEVISIACDECPVNRFHISRACRGCIAHRCEHACPKGAIHVVDGRARIDQDKCIECGRCAFACPYSAIIEYTRPCENACKIKAISMDENKAAKIDNDKCISCGACVYQCPFGAIVDKSFLLDALQLLRDSASNRNYRVYAVVAPSVSSQFSYAKTGQVVTGLKRLGFHSVVEAALGADMVAWEEAAELAEKGFLTSSCCPAFVAYIRKSFPQMADKISHNPSPMVAISDFIKKLDPGAKTIFIGPCTAKKLEFQEEPLHAVDCVLTFEELQALFDARGIEIEHLEEDLLDNASYYGRIFARSGGLSDAVAEALKERGITPEQFEVKPLACDGIEQCKVALLKASRNLLPENFIEGMACVGGCIGGAACVSHGPKDKNEVNKYGQQALEKSITDAIAVTKMM; from the coding sequence ATGGAACCGACACGCAATTTTGATACAAACGTACAGCTTCTCAAATATAAGATTCTCAAATCGGTCGTCCGGCATTTTGACGACGGGACGCTGCGGGAGGCCTATCATGATATTCCCCTGGAAATTATTCCCGGACCAAAGCCGACCATGCGCTGCTGCATTTATAAGGAACGGGCGATCGTGGGGGAACGGCTCAAGATGGCGCTGGGCGGAGACCGGAACAATCCGAATGTGATCGAGGTCATCTCGATCGCCTGTGACGAGTGCCCGGTCAACCGTTTCCACATCAGCCGCGCCTGCCGCGGCTGTATTGCGCACCGCTGTGAGCACGCCTGCCCGAAGGGCGCGATCCATGTGGTCGACGGCCGCGCGCGCATCGACCAGGACAAATGCATTGAATGCGGGCGGTGCGCGTTTGCCTGCCCGTATTCCGCCATTATCGAATACACCCGGCCGTGTGAGAACGCCTGTAAGATCAAAGCGATCAGCATGGACGAGAACAAAGCGGCCAAAATTGACAACGACAAATGTATCTCCTGCGGCGCATGCGTTTACCAGTGTCCGTTTGGGGCGATCGTGGACAAATCCTTCCTGCTGGATGCGTTGCAGCTGCTGCGTGACAGCGCCAGCAACCGGAATTATCGGGTTTACGCGGTGGTCGCGCCGTCGGTTTCGAGCCAGTTCTCCTATGCAAAGACCGGTCAGGTGGTTACGGGCCTCAAGCGGCTCGGTTTCCACAGTGTGGTCGAAGCGGCGCTCGGCGCGGACATGGTGGCTTGGGAAGAGGCCGCGGAGCTTGCGGAAAAGGGCTTTTTGACCAGTTCCTGCTGTCCGGCGTTTGTTGCTTATATCAGAAAATCCTTCCCGCAGATGGCCGACAAAATTTCGCACAACCCATCCCCGATGGTGGCGATTTCGGATTTCATCAAAAAACTTGATCCGGGCGCAAAAACGATCTTCATTGGGCCTTGCACAGCGAAAAAGTTGGAATTCCAGGAGGAACCGCTGCACGCGGTCGATTGCGTGCTCACCTTCGAGGAACTGCAGGCGCTGTTCGACGCGCGGGGAATTGAAATCGAACACTTGGAGGAGGACCTGCTCGACAACGCCTCCTATTACGGCAGGATCTTCGCGCGCAGCGGCGGGCTTTCCGACGCGGTGGCCGAGGCGCTCAAGGAGCGCGGGATCACGCCGGAGCAGTTTGAGGTAAAGCCCCTTGCGTGCGACGGTATTGAGCAGTGCAAGGTGGCGCTCTTAAAGGCGAGCAGAAACCTGCTGCCTGAGAACTTTATCGAAGGCATGGCGTGCGTCGGCGGATGCATCGGCGGGGCCGCCTGCGTTTCACATGGGCCGAAGGACAAAAACGAAGTCAACAAATATGGCCAGCAGGCGCTTGAAAAGTCGATAACAGATGCGATTGCGGTCACAAAAATGATGTAA
- a CDS encoding MurR/RpiR family transcriptional regulator has protein sequence MGKDLLTVIGRMTPEFSKGQRLIASYIINHFDKAAFMTASKLGTTVGVSESTVVRFASEIGFAGYPELQKALQELIRNKLTTVQRMDVTSDQLENTNVLAKVLNKDIEKIRRTLEEASETDFNSAVETICRSKAIYIIGVRSAAALAQFMSFYFTHIFPNVKLINTTSRAEMFEQIMRIGPDDVFIGLSFPRYSKRTVQASHFARANGAKVIAITDSQKSPLADVADHVLIARSDMVSFIDSLVAPLSLVNALIVAVGLKKHDEVAKTYERLEQIWDEYEVYEKHEEEKI, from the coding sequence ATGGGCAAGGATTTGTTGACGGTAATCGGCCGGATGACGCCGGAATTTTCAAAAGGCCAGCGGCTGATTGCATCCTACATTATAAATCATTTTGATAAGGCGGCGTTCATGACCGCCTCGAAGCTGGGAACCACGGTCGGCGTGAGCGAATCCACTGTGGTGCGGTTTGCGTCGGAGATCGGTTTCGCGGGTTATCCGGAATTACAGAAGGCTCTGCAGGAGCTGATCCGCAACAAGCTGACGACCGTACAGCGCATGGACGTCACCAGCGACCAGTTGGAGAACACCAATGTGCTGGCCAAGGTGCTCAACAAGGATATCGAAAAAATCCGCCGGACGCTGGAAGAGGCGAGTGAAACCGACTTCAACTCGGCGGTCGAAACGATCTGCCGCTCGAAGGCGATCTATATTATCGGCGTGCGTTCAGCGGCGGCGCTCGCACAGTTTATGAGCTTTTACTTCACTCACATCTTCCCGAATGTGAAGCTCATCAACACCACAAGCCGCGCCGAAATGTTCGAGCAGATCATGCGTATCGGCCCGGACGACGTATTCATCGGGCTTTCGTTCCCGCGTTATTCAAAACGTACGGTGCAGGCGTCCCATTTTGCGCGCGCGAACGGCGCGAAAGTCATTGCCATCACAGATTCCCAGAAATCCCCGCTGGCGGACGTGGCCGACCACGTGCTTATCGCCCGCAGCGACATGGTTTCGTTCATCGATTCGCTGGTTGCGCCGCTTTCGCTTGTGAATGCGCTGATCGTGGCGGTCGGGCTCAAAAAGCACGACGAGGTTGCCAAGACCTATGAGCGGCTCGAACAGATCTGGGATGAGTACGAAGTCTACGAAAAACACGAGGAAGAGAAAATTTGA
- a CDS encoding NAD(P)/FAD-dependent oxidoreductase — MIVIGGGAAGLLCAGFAAREGCAVTVLDRNTRPARKVMITGKGRCNVTNNCAPDDFIKNVRTNGRFLYSAVNAFAPQDAMAFFEGLGVPLKTERGNRVFPVSDKAVDIVDAMTRFAKDAGAKFLLGERAVAVERQDGRVSGVRLESGELLPAGAAVIATGGRSYPLTGSDGDGYRMAKALGHTIVPPRPSLVPVICRESFCAELMGLSLKNVTLTLKNQKGKAVYSELGEMLFTHFGVSGPLVLSASAYMKDAPESYRFAIDLKPGLSEQQLDARLLRDFAEYQNRDFDNALDKLLPRTLIPVVVRLSGIPGGTKVHSVTKEQRKKLAGLIKSFPLTPKALRPIDEAVITAGGVSVREVDPRTMRSKLVPGLYFAGEVLDVDAFTGGYNLQIAYSTAFLAARGICAEE, encoded by the coding sequence GTGATCGTGATCGGCGGTGGCGCGGCCGGGCTTCTCTGCGCGGGTTTTGCCGCGCGGGAGGGCTGCGCCGTCACCGTCCTTGACAGAAACACGCGGCCCGCGCGCAAGGTGATGATCACCGGCAAAGGCCGCTGCAACGTGACGAACAACTGTGCACCGGACGATTTCATTAAAAATGTCCGTACGAACGGGCGTTTTTTATATAGTGCGGTCAATGCCTTTGCGCCGCAGGACGCGATGGCGTTTTTTGAGGGCCTGGGGGTCCCGCTCAAAACTGAGCGGGGCAACCGGGTATTTCCGGTTTCTGATAAAGCCGTGGACATCGTTGACGCGATGACCCGCTTTGCGAAGGATGCGGGCGCAAAGTTCCTGCTTGGGGAGCGCGCGGTCGCGGTGGAGCGGCAGGATGGCCGGGTGAGCGGCGTGCGGCTGGAAAGCGGGGAGCTTCTTCCCGCCGGCGCGGCCGTGATTGCAACCGGCGGCCGCAGCTACCCGCTGACCGGGTCGGACGGAGACGGCTACCGGATGGCAAAAGCGCTTGGGCACACGATCGTGCCGCCGCGTCCGTCGCTGGTACCGGTCATTTGCCGGGAGAGCTTCTGCGCCGAATTGATGGGGCTTTCGCTCAAAAACGTCACGCTGACCCTCAAAAACCAGAAGGGCAAGGCGGTTTATTCGGAACTCGGCGAGATGCTGTTCACCCATTTCGGCGTGTCCGGTCCGCTGGTGCTTTCGGCTTCGGCCTATATGAAGGATGCGCCCGAAAGCTACCGGTTCGCAATCGACCTCAAACCGGGGCTCAGCGAACAGCAGCTGGACGCGCGGCTCCTGCGGGATTTTGCGGAGTATCAAAACCGCGATTTTGACAACGCCTTGGATAAACTTTTACCGCGCACGCTCATCCCGGTGGTGGTGAGGCTTTCCGGGATTCCGGGGGGCACGAAGGTGCATTCGGTCACAAAGGAGCAGCGGAAAAAGCTCGCGGGACTCATCAAATCCTTTCCGCTTACCCCGAAGGCGCTGCGCCCGATCGATGAAGCGGTCATCACTGCGGGCGGCGTTTCAGTCAGAGAGGTAGACCCCAGAACAATGCGGTCGAAGCTTGTGCCGGGGCTCTATTTTGCGGGTGAGGTGCTCGATGTGGACGCTTTCACCGGCGGCTATAATTTACAGATCGCATATTCCACGGCATTCCTCGCGGCGCGGGGAATCTGTGCGGAAGAATAA
- the cmk gene encoding (d)CMP kinase — protein sequence MISIAIDGPAGAGKSTIARAIARELGYIYVDTGALYRAIGLFATANGANTADAGQVARLLSGVKVELRFVKDEQRVFLNGYDVSEDIRRPEISMAASNVSAIPEVRTFLFALQRNMAQEHNVVMDGRDIGTVVLPQAQIKIYLTASPEERAQRRYEELIAKGHQVDYEKLLEEVKLRDHNDMTRPIAPLKQAEDAVRVETDGCTLEEAVSKMMKVVKEKLKDAV from the coding sequence ATGATCTCAATCGCAATTGACGGGCCGGCGGGCGCCGGCAAAAGCACCATCGCGCGGGCAATTGCCCGTGAGCTGGGCTATATCTATGTGGACACAGGCGCACTTTACCGCGCCATTGGGCTGTTCGCGACGGCCAACGGCGCGAACACCGCCGACGCCGGGCAGGTGGCAAGGCTGCTTTCGGGTGTGAAGGTGGAGCTGCGGTTTGTGAAGGACGAGCAGCGGGTGTTCCTGAATGGATACGACGTTTCGGAGGATATCCGCCGGCCTGAAATCTCAATGGCCGCGAGCAATGTCAGCGCCATTCCGGAGGTGCGCACCTTCCTGTTTGCTTTGCAGCGCAATATGGCCCAGGAGCACAATGTGGTCATGGACGGCCGGGATATCGGAACGGTTGTGCTGCCGCAGGCGCAGATCAAGATCTATCTGACCGCTTCGCCGGAGGAACGCGCGCAGCGGCGGTACGAGGAGCTCATCGCAAAAGGGCATCAGGTGGATTACGAGAAGCTTCTTGAAGAGGTGAAGCTGCGCGACCACAACGACATGACCCGTCCGATCGCACCGCTCAAACAGGCGGAGGATGCCGTTCGTGTGGAAACCGACGGCTGCACGCTGGAAGAAGCGGTTTCGAAAATGATGAAGGTCGTGAAGGAGAAGCTGAAAGATGCTGTATAA
- a CDS encoding lysophospholipid acyltransferase family protein, translating to MLYKIGWCACMALIRILFGVRVTGRENIPKDQGYILVANHRSNFDPLFVAVGIHKQVLYMAKAELFRNKLLGCLLKGLGAFPVERGKGDSGAIEWAEELIREGRVLGMFPEGTRSKDGKLQRPRSGAALIAMQTGADVLPCAVCYGDRLGFRTKVTICYGELIKNERFGFTPGVNSPRELKDASHLIMDEIVKLMEGIV from the coding sequence ATGCTGTATAAAATCGGCTGGTGCGCCTGCATGGCGCTGATCCGCATCCTGTTTGGCGTCCGCGTCACCGGCAGGGAAAATATTCCGAAAGATCAGGGCTATATCCTTGTCGCGAATCACCGCAGCAATTTTGACCCGCTTTTTGTGGCGGTGGGGATTCATAAGCAGGTCCTCTATATGGCGAAGGCAGAACTTTTCCGCAACAAGCTGCTTGGATGTCTGCTCAAAGGCTTGGGCGCGTTTCCGGTTGAACGCGGAAAAGGCGATTCGGGCGCGATTGAATGGGCGGAGGAACTCATCCGGGAGGGACGGGTGCTTGGGATGTTCCCGGAGGGCACCCGCTCGAAAGACGGGAAGCTGCAGCGTCCGCGTTCGGGCGCCGCGCTCATTGCGATGCAGACCGGCGCGGATGTGCTGCCATGCGCGGTCTGCTACGGCGACAGGCTCGGGTTTCGCACCAAAGTGACCATCTGCTACGGGGAGCTTATCAAAAACGAACGGTTCGGTTTTACGCCGGGAGTCAATTCACCGCGGGAACTCAAGGATGCAAGCCATCTGATCATGGATGAGATTGTCAAGCTGATGGAGGGGATCGTTTGA
- a CDS encoding bifunctional 4-hydroxy-3-methylbut-2-enyl diphosphate reductase/30S ribosomal protein S1, with amino-acid sequence MKIRVADTAGFCFGVQRAVDAAFAQAKSGEPTCTLGEIIHNPQIVRQLSELGIHPIEKLSDNTDGKCVIIRSHGVSKEVYEELSRMGCRVIDATCPFVEKIHRIAAEYSGENILLIAGNPEHPEVKGIAGFCHGKMIAFRSAQELEEKLPEIRENCDKSFTLVAQTTFSLLEWEKCVEKLKKVCTKLKIFDTICIATEKRQLEAKRLAAESDAMIVVGGRNSSNTLKLAQICEKCCDTFLIEDARELYDLHLGGYNSIGVTAGASTPACIIKEVHRTMSEILKDQDELSFEEMLDQSFKTIYNREKVTAVVTGLAPNEISVDIGTKHAGYVPLSELTDDPNAKVEDLVKVGDEMELLVVRVNDVEGTVMLSKKRLDAIAGFEKVMGAADTEEILEGTVVEVIKGGILVLTNGVKVFIPASQATLSRNDNLEDLLKQKVQFKILEVNRQRKRAVGSIRAVLREQKKELEDKFWQEVEVGKHYTGVVKSLTSYGAFVNLGGVDGMVHISELSWNRIKHPSEVVNVGDSIEVYIKDIDAENKKISLGYKKSEDNPWEIMKNKYDVGTVCTVKVVSMTPFGAFAQIIPGVDGLIHISQISTERINKPSDVLAIGQEVEVKITELDTEKKRVSLSMRALLEEEKKAQEAAAEADVQAAEEASAVVYEAGPDGAKGEVPAEAE; translated from the coding sequence TTGAAGATACGGGTAGCGGATACGGCAGGATTCTGTTTCGGCGTGCAGCGCGCGGTTGACGCGGCTTTCGCCCAGGCGAAAAGCGGGGAGCCGACCTGCACGCTCGGGGAGATCATCCACAATCCGCAGATTGTGCGGCAGCTGTCGGAACTGGGAATCCATCCGATTGAGAAGCTTTCTGATAACACGGATGGAAAATGCGTCATCATCCGTTCGCATGGCGTGTCAAAAGAGGTGTATGAGGAGCTCTCGCGGATGGGCTGCCGGGTGATCGACGCGACCTGCCCGTTTGTGGAGAAAATCCACCGGATCGCGGCGGAATATTCCGGGGAAAATATTCTGCTGATCGCTGGGAATCCGGAGCATCCGGAAGTGAAGGGGATTGCTGGATTCTGTCATGGCAAGATGATTGCGTTTCGTTCCGCGCAGGAATTGGAGGAAAAGCTCCCAGAAATTAGGGAAAATTGCGATAAATCGTTTACATTGGTAGCACAAACTACTTTTTCCCTGCTGGAATGGGAAAAATGTGTAGAAAAACTAAAAAAGGTGTGTACAAAACTCAAGATTTTTGATACAATATGTATTGCTACGGAAAAACGCCAGTTGGAAGCAAAGCGTCTTGCGGCCGAAAGCGACGCCATGATTGTGGTGGGCGGACGCAACAGTTCAAATACCCTGAAGCTTGCGCAGATCTGTGAAAAGTGTTGCGATACTTTCTTAATTGAAGATGCGCGCGAACTGTATGATCTCCATCTGGGCGGTTATAATAGCATTGGTGTTACGGCCGGCGCGTCGACTCCGGCTTGCATAATTAAGGAGGTACATAGGACAATGAGTGAGATTTTAAAAGATCAGGACGAGCTTTCTTTTGAGGAGATGTTGGATCAATCCTTCAAAACAATATATAACAGGGAGAAGGTAACCGCGGTCGTTACAGGTCTTGCGCCGAATGAGATCTCAGTGGATATCGGTACGAAGCATGCCGGTTATGTGCCTCTTTCTGAGTTGACGGATGATCCGAACGCGAAGGTGGAAGACCTCGTCAAGGTCGGAGATGAAATGGAACTGCTCGTCGTCCGCGTAAACGACGTGGAAGGAACCGTAATGCTCTCGAAGAAACGCCTCGATGCGATCGCGGGCTTTGAAAAGGTGATGGGCGCCGCTGATACCGAGGAAATCCTTGAAGGTACGGTTGTGGAAGTCATTAAGGGCGGTATCCTTGTCCTGACCAATGGTGTCAAGGTCTTTATCCCGGCTTCTCAGGCAACTCTTTCCCGCAATGACAACCTGGAAGACCTGCTCAAGCAGAAGGTCCAGTTTAAGATTCTGGAAGTCAACCGCCAGCGCAAGCGTGCCGTTGGTTCGATCCGTGCCGTTCTGCGTGAGCAGAAAAAGGAGCTTGAGGACAAGTTCTGGCAGGAAGTCGAAGTCGGTAAACATTATACCGGCGTTGTAAAATCCCTCACCAGCTACGGTGCGTTCGTCAATCTGGGCGGCGTGGATGGCATGGTGCATATTTCCGAACTGAGCTGGAACCGCATCAAACATCCGTCCGAGGTTGTAAACGTCGGTGACAGCATCGAAGTTTACATCAAGGATATTGATGCTGAAAATAAGAAGATTTCGCTTGGCTACAAGAAATCTGAGGATAATCCTTGGGAGATCATGAAAAACAAATATGATGTGGGAACCGTCTGCACCGTTAAGGTTGTTTCGATGACCCCGTTCGGCGCGTTTGCTCAGATCATTCCGGGTGTTGACGGTCTGATCCACATCAGCCAGATTTCCACCGAGCGGATCAATAAGCCTTCCGACGTGCTCGCAATCGGCCAGGAGGTCGAGGTGAAGATCACCGAGCTCGATACCGAGAAAAAGCGCGTCAGCCTTTCGATGCGCGCGCTGCTTGAAGAGGAAAAGAAAGCGCAGGAAGCCGCCGCTGAAGCGGATGTCCAAGCTGCTGAGGAAGCATCCGCGGTTGTGTATGAAGCCGGCCCGGACGGCGCCAAAGGCGAGGTCCCTGCCGAGGCTGAATAA
- a CDS encoding helix-turn-helix domain-containing protein, giving the protein MYDRIRALREDKDLKQRELAHELSIGQTTYSDYELGKLNIPIPILIKLAYYHDVSIDYLVGITDDPSHKPWKK; this is encoded by the coding sequence ATGTATGACCGCATCCGGGCCCTTCGAGAAGATAAAGATCTTAAGCAGCGGGAACTTGCCCATGAGCTTTCTATAGGCCAAACCACATATTCTGACTATGAATTGGGAAAGCTGAACATTCCCATTCCGATTTTGATAAAACTTGCCTATTATCACGATGTAAGTATTGACTATCTTGTTGGCATTACCGACGATCCGTCCCATAAACCCTGGAAGAAATAA